The Spirosoma foliorum genome has a window encoding:
- a CDS encoding alpha/beta fold hydrolase, whose protein sequence is MQALRFETEPGFFITADAWGDPANPPVLLLHGGGQTRHSWGDTARWLADAGWYAIAFDARGHGDSDWSAEAHYSIDYLASDLRALVSQLDQKPALVGASMGGMTALIAEGERPTGTESICTAIVLVDIAPRTEQKGIERIFAFMSNNQNGFANLDEAADAVAAYLPHRPRPSDHSRLEKNLRLRKGPSGEPRYYWHWDPTMLAVWRQTTDPARQTQNEERLYKAARALTVPTLIVRGGISDVVSEKVMAEFLDAVPHVHSVSVSDAGHMVAGDSNHAFTKGGHKLFN, encoded by the coding sequence ATGCAAGCTCTACGCTTTGAAACTGAACCCGGATTTTTTATTACGGCCGATGCCTGGGGCGATCCGGCGAATCCCCCTGTGCTGCTATTACATGGTGGTGGCCAAACAAGACATTCTTGGGGCGATACCGCTCGTTGGCTGGCCGATGCAGGCTGGTACGCGATTGCCTTCGATGCACGCGGGCACGGCGACAGCGACTGGTCGGCTGAGGCCCATTATAGTATTGACTACCTGGCCAGCGACCTCCGCGCTTTAGTATCTCAACTCGATCAGAAACCCGCTCTGGTGGGTGCATCGATGGGTGGCATGACGGCGCTGATTGCCGAAGGCGAGCGTCCAACTGGTACCGAATCCATCTGTACGGCCATTGTTCTGGTCGACATAGCACCACGAACTGAGCAAAAAGGCATTGAGCGGATTTTTGCCTTTATGAGTAACAATCAGAACGGATTTGCCAATCTGGATGAAGCTGCCGACGCCGTTGCGGCTTACCTCCCCCATCGTCCGCGTCCATCCGATCACAGCCGCTTAGAAAAAAACCTTCGTCTGCGAAAAGGCCCATCTGGTGAGCCTCGGTACTACTGGCACTGGGACCCAACTATGTTGGCCGTCTGGAGACAAACGACAGACCCGGCCAGGCAGACTCAGAATGAAGAACGCTTGTACAAGGCCGCCCGGGCGCTAACCGTGCCCACGCTGATTGTTCGAGGAGGAATCAGCGATGTAGTCAGCGAAAAAGTAATGGCTGAATTTCTGGATGCGGTTCCACACGTGCACAGCGTGAGTGTTTCCGATGCCGGCCATATGGTTGCCGGCGATTCAAATCATGCATTTACTAAAGGCGGTCATAAACTTTTTAATTAG